From the genome of Fundulus heteroclitus isolate FHET01 chromosome 7, MU-UCD_Fhet_4.1, whole genome shotgun sequence, one region includes:
- the LOC118563570 gene encoding heat shock 70 kDa protein 12A-like, with translation MGESYIIAIDFGTAYSGYAFSLTSRQEEVDPHVKFWGEEVGRETPKTPTCILFDENEEFVSFGYKAMQTYLKKSEESKRQFFFNCFKMLLYDKTITTDLTIKAANGKEMKALKVFAEALRFLKEDALKTIEQNTGGKKFTESDFTWVLTIPTIWDNSAKQFMREAATKAGIVRNGTGNNLVFALEPEAASVHCKKLPPEGFIAEKQGGNKLDQSPGTRYIVVDCGGGTIDITVHEVLKGGVLKELHKASGNDIAGQRVDRKFKEFLRDTFSAEVWDEYEEKCPHEVASIMYDFTLFKKIDQDIEIICPLNLGMMAQKKQNMEEFFKHVQGASWDEGSINISKQKLRTFFEESLKSITLSLTEILNKGFKIDYILLVGGFAESQILQKHIHDEFIDNCKVLCPFRPQEIIMKGAVEFGRNQGVVASRKSAYTYGLCVSVPFSESKHRADKKYTNNEGYWCTDVFSKLVEIDEDVGWNKTRKESACPAEGHQKQITLAFYRTKKKNVMYVDEPEVEKVGSVVVQSPDTTLGIKRVIDLEIKFGFTEMTATATDRESGSVYTVKLDFMTK, from the exons ATGGGGGAATCTTATATCATTGCGATAGACTTTGGAACAGCATACAGTGGTTACGCTTTCAGTTTGACATCGAGACAAGAAGAAGTAGATCCCCATGTGAAATTCTGGGGTGAAGAAGTTGGACGAGAAACTCCAAAGACACCTACCTGCATTCTGTTTGATGAAAATGAAGAGTTTGTCAGTTTTGGATATAAAGCAATGcagacatatttaaaaaaaagcgaAGAATCCAAAAGACAGTTCTTCTTCAATTGTTTTAAGATGTTGCTATACgacaaa ACAATCACTACCGACCTGACAATTAAAGCAGCCAATGGGAAGGAAATGAAAGCTCTGAAGGTTTTTGCAGAGGCTCTGAGATTCCTGAAGGAAGATGCTCTAAAAACCATTGAACAAAACACTGGAGGAAAGAAATTCACAGAATCTGACTTCACCTGGGTGCTGACTATTCCTACCATCTGGGATAATTCAGCTAAGCAGTTCATGAGAGAAGCTGCAACTAAG GCAGGTATTGTGAGAAATGGAACTGGAAACAATCTGGTGTTTGCTCTTGAACCAGAAGCAGCTTCAGTCCATTGTAAAAAACTGCCACCTGAGGGTTTCATAGCAGAAAAACAGGGAGGAAACAAACTTGACCAATCTCCAGGAACTCGTTACATCGTTGTTGATTGTGGAG GAGGAACCATTGACATCACTGTTCACGAAGTCCTTAAAGGAGGAGTTCTAAAGGAGCTTCACAAGGCCTCTGGGAATGATATAGCTGGACAAAGAGTGGACAGAAAATTCAAAGAGTTCCTCAGAGACACATTCTCTGCTGAAGTCTGGGATGAATATGAAGAAAAGTGCCCTCATGAGGTTGCAAGTATAATGTATGACTTCACACTTTTCAAAAAAATTGATCAGGATATAGAAATCATCTGTCCACTGAATCTGGGAATGATGgctcagaaaaaacaaaacatggaggagTTCTTTAAACACGTGCAAGGAGCATCTTGGGATGAGGGGTCAATCAACATATCAAAGCAGAAACTGAGAACTTTCTTTGAAGAGAGTCTAAAGAGCATCACTCTGAGTCTTACAGAGATCTTGAACAAAGGATTCAAAATTGACTACATTCTATTAGTGGGAGGTTTTGCTGAAAGTCAGATTCTACAGAAACACATTCATGATGAGTTTATTGATAACTGCAAAGTTCTGTGTCCATTTAGACCCCAAGAAATTATTATGAAGGGTGCTGTAGAGTTTGGAAGAAACCAAGGTGTAGTGGCATCAAGGAAAAGTGCCTATACCTATGGATTATGTGTCTCAGTGCCCTTTAGTGAGTCAAAGCACAGGGCAGACAAGAAATACACAAACAATGAGGGTTACTGGTGTACCGATGTTTTTAGCAAACTGGTTGAAATTGATGAGGATGTTGGTTGGaataaaacaagaaaggaaTCCGCATGTCCTGCAGAAGGAcatcaaaaacaaataactcTTGCATTTTACCgcacaaagaagaaaaacgtAATGTATGTGGATGAGCCAGAAGTGGAAAAAGTTGGCTCAGTTGTTGTTCAGTCGCCTGACACAACACTTGGAATTAAGCGTGTGATTGACCTAGAAATAAAGTTTGGGTTCACAGAAATGACAGCAACGGCCACTGACAGAGAGTCAGGCTCAGTATACACAGTGAAACTAGACTtcatgacaaaataa